One window of Camelina sativa cultivar DH55 chromosome 4, Cs, whole genome shotgun sequence genomic DNA carries:
- the LOC104783954 gene encoding putative F-box protein At2g19630 yields the protein MGLTISRPNCDTPSFFSLIPNDLLIEIVTRLSVEDLARCRCVSKQWASVLRHRLTNSSTSPRLLFTFHLNGTWVFFSAPQPQSLDQNYSCLLTAEYHMCFPTRDCGSRGICPPVWGLICNRKRGFVICNPSTGEYKTLPNPTWIHAEMTTFFGFDPVGKQYKVLCVNVYKSPVFRYARVLTLGTGKLSWRKITCSRPYDPWWDVGICISGVLYYIAHERNRHRDCLIVCFVLSSEKFEFITPPPIEKLWCTKLINYKAKLGVFVTFLFTEKTESIELWVLDDAEEGRWSKHIYILPPIWKNLAAAEAMFHFVGMTRNGEIVLSSFIPSDPLYVLIYNVERHTFIKARIQGFGSRTGSGIYTFIDYIENLIHM from the coding sequence ATGGGTTTAACCATATCCCGACCAAATTGTGATACACCATCTTTCTTCTCGCTCATCCCAAATGATCTCTTGATTGAGATAGTCACTAGATTGTCTGTGGAAGACTTAGCGAGGTGCCGTTGCGTGTCGAAGCAATGGGCTTCAGTTCTCAGACATCGCCTCACCAACTCCTCGACTAGTCCTCGTCTCTTGTTCACCTTCCATCTCAACGGTACGTGGGTCTTCTTCTCGGCACCACAGCCTCAAAGTCTTGACCAGAATTACTCGTGTCTTTTAACAGCCGAATATCACATGTGTTTCCCCACTAGAGACTGTGGTTCCCGTGGCATTTGTCCACCTGTCTGGGGGCTGATATGTAATAGAAAGAGGGGTTTCgtgatatgtaaccctagcacAGGAGAGTACAAAACCTTACCCAATCCAACATGGATACATGCTGAAATGACTAccttttttgggtttgatccAGTCGGAAAACAATACAAGGTATTGTGCGTGAACGTTTATAAAAGCCCCGTTTTTCGATACGCTAGGGTTCTAACATTAGGTACGGGTAAACTTTCGTGGAGAAAGATTACATGTTCCCGACCTTATGATCCTTGGTGGGATGTTGGGATTTGCATAAGTGGGGTTTTGTATTATATAGCTCACGAGAGAAATAGGCATCGAGATTGCCTGATAGTTTGCTTTGTCTTGAGCTCTGAGAAGTTTGAGTTTATTACTCCACCACCTATAGAGAAGCTATGGTGTACGAAGCTGATTAATTACAAGGCTAAATTAGGTGTGTTTGTTACGTTCCTATTCACTGAAAAAACTGAAAGTATTGAGCTGTGGGTTTTAGATGATGCCGAAGAAGGGAGATGGTCGAAGCATATCTACATACTGCCTCCTATCTGGAAGAATTTAGCTGCAGCAGAGGCCATGTTTCACTTTGTTGGGATGACTCGTAATGGTGAAATTGTCTTGTCTTCATTTATTCCATCAGATCCTTTATACGTTTTGATCTACAATGTGGAGAGGCATACATTCATAAAAGCTAGAATCCAAGGGTTTGGATCTCGTACGGGTTCAGGGATTTATACCTTTATAGACTATATAGAGAATCTGATCCATATGTAA